Proteins encoded in a region of the Acidimicrobiia bacterium genome:
- a CDS encoding histidine phosphatase family protein: MELLLVRHGEPVRIEEGEVEGPADPGLTERGHDQAARVGAWLAAEGVDAVVTSPLRRARETAVPLAAALGVEAEIDAGVSEYDATAGHYIPIEELREAKDERWYATIEGRWADVGGIDPHEFQRQVVPALDDLIARHAGQRVAVMTHGGVINVFLAHVLGIDRLLWFHPEYTSISCVRAARSGEKSVATVNETAHLVASRDPMSTGGSR; the protein is encoded by the coding sequence GTGGAGCTCCTGCTGGTGCGGCACGGCGAGCCTGTGCGCATCGAGGAAGGTGAGGTCGAGGGCCCGGCCGACCCGGGGCTCACGGAGCGCGGCCACGACCAGGCTGCGCGAGTGGGTGCGTGGCTCGCCGCCGAGGGCGTGGACGCGGTCGTCACGAGCCCGCTGCGGCGAGCGCGGGAGACGGCGGTGCCGCTCGCCGCCGCGCTCGGCGTGGAAGCCGAAATCGACGCCGGCGTATCCGAGTACGACGCGACCGCCGGTCACTACATCCCGATCGAGGAGCTGCGCGAGGCCAAGGACGAGCGTTGGTACGCCACGATCGAAGGGCGCTGGGCCGACGTCGGCGGGATCGACCCACACGAGTTCCAACGCCAGGTGGTGCCTGCGCTCGACGACTTGATCGCGCGGCATGCCGGCCAGCGTGTCGCGGTCATGACGCACGGTGGCGTGATCAACGTGTTCCTCGCGCACGTGCTTGGCATCGATCGCTTGTTGTGGTTCCATCCCGAGTACACGTCGATCAGCTGTGTTCGCGCCGCGCGGTCGGGTGAGAAGAGCGTCGCCACCGTGAACGAGACCGCGCACCTCGTCGCATCCCGAGATCCGATGAGCACCGGAGGTTCGAGATGA
- a CDS encoding crotonase/enoyl-CoA hydratase family protein, translating into MTVHTESDGPVLVVTIDRPERRNAVDGPTATALTDAFRAFEADDGLSVAVLTGADGMFCAGADLKAILEGWDGSEDGKPVDPRSLSAGEGPLGPTRMLLAKPVIAAVEGFAVAGGLELALWCDLRVAARDAVFGVFCRRWGVPLIDGGTVRLPRLIGMSRALDMILTGRGVSGDEAMTMGLANRLAESGGALEAAVALAHELARLPQACMREDRASTYEQAGMALDEALRNEHEHGIALLKGSDFRAGVERFGAGEGRHGASA; encoded by the coding sequence ATGACCGTGCACACTGAGTCGGACGGCCCCGTTCTCGTTGTGACGATCGACCGCCCCGAGCGCCGCAACGCGGTCGACGGACCGACGGCGACGGCGCTCACCGACGCGTTCCGAGCATTTGAAGCCGACGACGGGCTTTCGGTCGCCGTGCTCACCGGCGCGGACGGCATGTTCTGCGCGGGCGCCGATCTGAAAGCGATCCTCGAGGGGTGGGACGGCAGCGAGGACGGCAAGCCTGTCGACCCGCGCTCACTGTCGGCTGGTGAAGGGCCGCTCGGGCCCACGCGGATGCTGCTGGCGAAACCCGTCATCGCCGCGGTCGAGGGCTTTGCCGTTGCGGGCGGGCTCGAGCTCGCGTTGTGGTGTGATCTTCGCGTTGCGGCCCGCGATGCGGTGTTCGGCGTCTTCTGTCGGCGCTGGGGCGTGCCGCTGATCGACGGTGGCACGGTGCGCCTCCCGCGCCTCATCGGCATGAGTCGTGCGCTCGACATGATCCTCACCGGTCGTGGTGTGTCGGGCGACGAAGCCATGACCATGGGCCTCGCGAACCGGCTCGCAGAATCGGGTGGCGCGCTCGAGGCTGCGGTCGCACTCGCGCACGAGCTGGCCCGACTCCCCCAGGCATGCATGCGCGAAGACCGCGCCTCGACCTACGAGCAGGCGGGGATGGCACTCGACGAAGCGCTTCGCAACGAACACGAGCACGGAATCGCGCTGCTGAAGGGCAGCGACTTCCGCGCCGGCGTGGAGCGCTTTGGTGCCGGAGAAGGTAGACACGGCGCGTCGGCGTGA
- a CDS encoding peptide ligase PGM1-related protein, with protein MSEIDEALEPGSPPHAQERFELLQEKLVPLWKSIRSMNQDEQTIVVIPSMTLEGSLKSSTAVASSSQPYEERFLFLLLLLRQPKARLIYVTCEPILQSVIDYYLDLLPGVIPSHARPRLFLVPVHDASPGPLSKKLLDRPRLLERIRSLIPDPNRAHLVPYNTTELERDVAVRLGIPMYGADPRHFTFGTKTGCRRIFEDEGVSHPLGVEDLWTIDDAIDAIADVRARKPAMSQVLIKLNEGVSGHGNALIDLAGVPEPGSAGEKDAIRRALEGMQCELAGATFAQYAEKLEVTGGIVEELIQGKDFESPSVQLRITPLGDVELLSTHDQLLGGPSGQTYLGCVFPANPGYARAITREAAKVGKRLAKEGVIGRFALDFIAVRNDANEWETYAIEINLRKGGTTHPFLTLQFLTDGTYDAETATFTAPSGTQKFFVASDHVESPLYRGLTPDDLFDIVVRNGLHFDHSRQTGAVFHMLRALGERGFFGLTAVGDSPDDARAIYDRAIEVITSEAAEAMAERPLPEV; from the coding sequence GTGTCGGAGATCGACGAAGCCCTGGAGCCGGGATCGCCCCCGCACGCCCAGGAGCGGTTCGAGCTGCTCCAGGAGAAGCTCGTGCCGCTCTGGAAGTCCATCCGGTCGATGAATCAGGACGAGCAGACGATCGTCGTGATCCCGTCGATGACGCTCGAGGGATCACTCAAGAGCAGTACGGCCGTGGCCAGTTCGTCACAGCCCTACGAGGAGCGATTCCTGTTCCTCCTCTTGCTGTTGCGTCAGCCAAAGGCGCGGCTGATCTACGTCACCTGCGAGCCGATCCTGCAAAGCGTCATCGACTACTACCTCGACTTGCTTCCAGGGGTGATCCCCAGCCACGCGCGACCGCGCCTCTTCTTGGTGCCCGTGCATGACGCCTCGCCCGGTCCGTTGTCCAAGAAGCTGCTCGACCGTCCCCGGCTTCTCGAGCGGATTCGCTCGCTGATCCCTGACCCGAACCGTGCCCACTTGGTTCCGTACAACACGACGGAGCTCGAGCGTGACGTCGCGGTTCGTCTCGGCATCCCGATGTACGGAGCCGACCCGCGGCACTTCACCTTCGGCACGAAGACCGGCTGTCGACGCATCTTCGAGGACGAGGGCGTGTCGCACCCGCTCGGCGTCGAGGATCTCTGGACGATCGACGACGCGATCGACGCCATCGCCGACGTGCGCGCTCGCAAGCCGGCCATGAGCCAGGTCCTCATCAAGCTCAACGAAGGGGTTTCGGGCCATGGCAACGCGCTCATCGATCTCGCCGGGGTGCCCGAGCCTGGCTCCGCGGGTGAGAAGGACGCGATCCGCCGCGCGCTGGAGGGCATGCAATGCGAGCTGGCCGGCGCCACGTTCGCGCAGTACGCGGAGAAGCTGGAGGTGACCGGAGGGATCGTCGAGGAGCTCATCCAGGGGAAGGACTTCGAGAGCCCGAGCGTGCAGCTGCGCATCACGCCGCTCGGCGATGTCGAGCTGCTCTCGACGCACGACCAGTTGCTCGGCGGGCCGAGCGGCCAGACCTACCTCGGGTGCGTCTTTCCGGCGAACCCTGGCTACGCGCGGGCGATCACCCGCGAGGCAGCCAAGGTCGGCAAGCGCCTCGCGAAAGAGGGCGTCATCGGCCGGTTCGCGCTCGATTTCATCGCGGTGCGCAACGACGCGAACGAGTGGGAGACATACGCGATCGAGATCAACCTCCGCAAGGGCGGGACGACCCATCCGTTCCTCACGCTTCAGTTCCTCACCGACGGCACGTACGACGCCGAGACCGCCACGTTCACGGCCCCGTCGGGGACGCAGAAGTTCTTCGTGGCGAGCGACCACGTCGAGTCGCCGTTGTATCGCGGGCTGACACCCGACGACCTCTTCGACATCGTCGTGCGCAACGGGTTGCACTTCGATCACTCACGCCAGACCGGGGCGGTGTTCCACATGCTCCGGGCCCTCGGCGAGCGTGGGTTCTTCGGTCTGACGGCCGTGGGCGACTCGCCTGATGACGCGCGCGCGATCTACGACCGGGCCATCGAGGTCATCACCAGCGAGGCGGCCGAGGCGATGGCCGAGCGACCGCTCCCCGAGGTTTGA
- a CDS encoding citrate synthase/methylcitrate synthase, with protein MRIAQIQPAEHLSQDLPRGLEGVVVAETAIGDVRGLEGFYHYRQYDAVELAETRSLEDVWYLLYEGELPSRAERDAFMREIAPLRVIPPPVFAALPRIAESAPDAPPLDQLRTSVSLMGAALGFGPSLDVSAAELREQALRVCAAVPSLLCALYRLKHGLPVIEPDPDLPYSANYLTMMKGEVPDPEHARAVEQYLISTIDHGFNASTFTARVITSTGADLAAAVVGGIGALSGPLHGGAPSRALGMLEDIGTIDKAEPWIRDAIERGDRLMGFGHRVYKTDDPRSVMLRSVAERLGGDNVEFAKQVEQKAIDLLAELKPGRKLYTNVEFYAGIVMDACGVPPEMFTPTFASSRVIGWTAHILEQAADNRLIRPSAHYVGPPPPQPVPAAE; from the coding sequence ATGCGCATCGCACAGATCCAACCGGCCGAGCACCTTTCCCAGGATCTCCCCCGCGGACTCGAGGGCGTGGTCGTCGCCGAGACCGCGATCGGTGACGTGCGCGGGCTCGAGGGCTTCTACCACTACCGCCAGTACGACGCCGTGGAGCTCGCCGAGACCCGGTCGCTCGAAGACGTCTGGTACCTGCTGTACGAGGGCGAGCTGCCCTCGCGCGCCGAGCGCGACGCGTTCATGCGCGAGATCGCACCACTGCGCGTGATCCCACCCCCAGTGTTCGCGGCGCTTCCGCGGATCGCCGAGAGCGCGCCCGACGCGCCGCCCCTCGACCAGCTGCGGACGAGCGTCTCGCTGATGGGCGCCGCGCTCGGGTTCGGGCCCTCGCTGGACGTGAGCGCGGCGGAGCTGCGTGAGCAGGCATTGCGTGTGTGCGCGGCGGTCCCGAGTCTCTTGTGCGCCTTGTACCGCTTGAAGCACGGGCTCCCGGTGATCGAGCCCGACCCCGATCTCCCGTACTCAGCGAACTACCTCACGATGATGAAGGGGGAGGTACCGGATCCGGAGCACGCCCGCGCCGTCGAGCAGTACCTCATCTCGACGATCGACCACGGCTTCAACGCATCCACGTTCACGGCCCGCGTGATCACGTCGACTGGCGCCGACCTCGCGGCGGCGGTGGTCGGCGGCATCGGCGCGCTGTCTGGGCCGCTTCACGGCGGGGCACCCAGCCGCGCGCTCGGCATGCTCGAGGACATCGGGACCATCGACAAGGCCGAGCCCTGGATTCGCGACGCGATCGAGCGCGGCGACCGGCTCATGGGCTTCGGTCACCGCGTCTACAAGACCGACGACCCGCGCTCGGTCATGCTCCGCAGCGTTGCCGAGCGCCTCGGTGGCGACAACGTCGAGTTCGCCAAGCAGGTCGAGCAGAAGGCGATCGACCTCCTCGCCGAGCTCAAGCCCGGCCGCAAGCTGTACACGAACGTGGAGTTCTACGCCGGCATCGTGATGGACGCGTGCGGCGTACCGCCGGAGATGTTCACCCCGACGTTCGCGTCGAGTCGCGTCATCGGGTGGACCGCGCACATCCTCGAGCAGGCCGCCGACAACCGCTTGATCCGACCGAGCGCGCATTACGTCGGGCCACCCCCGCCACAACCCGTTCCCGCCGCGGAGTAG
- a CDS encoding GNAT family N-acetyltransferase, whose product MGAPTLETERLFLRAWRDEDLDPYARMCADPEVMLHIGDGSTLSREDAWRSMAMFTGHWVLRGFGTWAVEDRSSGAMVGRIGLHHPSGWPGLEVGWALDRSVWSRGYATEGGAVALEHAWRELEADRVISLIAPDNTRSIAVAHRLGERFERTIDLRGHDVRVYGIDRPAEPSA is encoded by the coding sequence GTGGGCGCACCGACGCTCGAGACCGAGCGGCTCTTCTTGCGCGCGTGGCGCGACGAAGACCTCGACCCGTACGCGCGCATGTGCGCTGATCCCGAGGTGATGCTCCACATCGGCGACGGATCCACGTTGAGCCGCGAGGACGCGTGGCGATCCATGGCCATGTTCACCGGCCATTGGGTCCTCCGCGGCTTCGGCACCTGGGCGGTCGAAGATCGCTCGTCCGGCGCGATGGTGGGACGGATCGGCTTGCACCATCCGAGCGGCTGGCCGGGACTCGAAGTCGGGTGGGCGCTCGACCGCTCGGTCTGGAGTCGCGGGTACGCGACCGAGGGCGGTGCAGTGGCGCTCGAGCACGCGTGGCGCGAGCTCGAGGCTGACCGCGTGATCAGCCTCATCGCCCCCGACAACACGCGCTCCATCGCCGTCGCCCATCGCCTGGGCGAGCGCTTCGAGCGCACGATCGACCTGCGCGGACACGACGTGCGCGTCTACGGCATCGACCGCCCGGCTGAACCAAGCGCTTGA
- a CDS encoding MATE family efflux transporter: MRPLGRSPHDREILRLALPAFGALAAEPLYLLADTAIVGQLGTRPLAGLAIAGTVLTAAFGVCNFLAYSTTAAVARRVGAGDRRTAAQLGIDGMWLALALGVVVMIVGVLLAPDIVDAMGASARVRPFAITYLRVSMIGAPALLMTLAATGYLRGLQDTRTTLVIAVASNALNLVLEIVFVFGFDWGIEGSAWGTVTAQLCAAVAYVVIVTRSARTEGASIRPRSVGMRQTAVVGGPLILRTASLLATFLAVTNLAARIGDDDVAAHQIAFQTFFFLALSVDALAIAGQAMVGRFLGASDAAQARAAARRLIEWGVALGLVLTVAVAAAATWVVRGFSDDPDVRHLALQLLLVVAALQPLNAIVFVLDGVLIGAGDQRFLALAMVGATFGVFAPLAVGVTLADAGVLALWGALTCWFAARGVALVARYAGPNWQVTGAMRR, from the coding sequence ATGCGGCCCCTCGGGCGCAGCCCGCATGACCGGGAGATCCTCCGGCTGGCGCTCCCGGCGTTTGGGGCCCTCGCCGCCGAGCCGCTCTACCTGCTGGCCGATACCGCCATCGTCGGCCAGCTGGGCACCCGTCCGCTCGCCGGGCTCGCCATCGCCGGCACCGTCCTCACCGCTGCGTTCGGCGTGTGCAACTTCCTCGCCTATTCGACGACCGCGGCGGTGGCGCGGCGCGTGGGCGCCGGCGACCGCCGCACCGCGGCCCAGCTCGGCATCGACGGCATGTGGCTCGCGCTCGCCCTAGGCGTCGTGGTGATGATCGTCGGCGTCTTGCTCGCCCCCGACATCGTCGACGCCATGGGCGCATCGGCGCGGGTACGCCCCTTCGCGATCACGTACCTGCGGGTGAGCATGATCGGCGCTCCCGCGTTGCTCATGACGCTCGCAGCCACCGGGTATCTGCGCGGTCTCCAGGACACGCGAACAACGCTGGTGATCGCGGTCGCGTCCAACGCACTGAACCTGGTGCTCGAGATCGTGTTCGTCTTCGGCTTCGATTGGGGCATTGAGGGCTCAGCGTGGGGCACGGTGACCGCACAGCTCTGCGCTGCGGTGGCGTACGTGGTCATCGTCACGCGGTCGGCGCGCACCGAGGGCGCGTCGATCCGGCCGCGAAGTGTCGGCATGCGCCAGACCGCCGTGGTCGGCGGTCCGCTCATCCTGCGCACTGCGTCCCTGCTGGCCACGTTCCTTGCGGTCACGAACCTCGCCGCCCGGATCGGGGACGACGACGTCGCCGCCCACCAGATCGCCTTCCAGACGTTCTTCTTCCTCGCGCTGTCGGTCGACGCGCTCGCGATCGCCGGCCAGGCGATGGTCGGCCGCTTCCTCGGGGCGTCCGACGCAGCGCAAGCCCGAGCTGCCGCGCGCCGCCTCATCGAGTGGGGCGTGGCCCTCGGGCTCGTTCTCACGGTCGCGGTGGCCGCGGCGGCCACCTGGGTGGTTCGCGGCTTCAGTGACGATCCCGACGTCCGCCATCTCGCTCTCCAGCTCTTGCTGGTGGTCGCCGCGTTGCAACCCCTGAACGCGATCGTGTTCGTGCTCGACGGTGTGCTGATCGGAGCGGGCGACCAGCGCTTCCTCGCGCTCGCGATGGTCGGCGCGACGTTCGGCGTGTTCGCCCCCCTGGCGGTGGGCGTGACCCTGGCCGACGCGGGCGTGCTCGCACTGTGGGGCGCGTTGACGTGCTGGTTCGCGGCGCGCGGCGTCGCGCTCGTCGCGCGCTACGCAGGCCCGAACTGGCAGGTCACGGGCGCGATGAGACGATGA
- a CDS encoding lysophospholipid acyltransferase family protein, with amino-acid sequence MADAPTETGSPTDVWANVLGTTTTGGDLVPVAPPSRAQDRELRRGDVDGWGRSERMRALARRLYDPVYRRWFRVEWEGLERIPREGGALLVANHGGAIPSDAPVIMHGVESEFGRPVYGLADNRFRSVPVVGTLWSRTGGVPASPDNAYRLLHDEQQLVLVFPEGTKGTGKHVRDRYQLQRFGRGGFVEIAMRAGVPIVPVAIVGNEEAMPIIWKSPTLARLIGVPYFPVTANQFVFGPLLGLVVPLPSKFRLRVLPPVTFDVASNQERYNRSIVVEHAEAIRASIQEEVRDMVRHRRSVWFG; translated from the coding sequence GTGGCCGACGCGCCAACCGAGACCGGTTCTCCCACGGACGTCTGGGCCAATGTGCTCGGCACGACCACGACGGGCGGTGACCTCGTGCCCGTCGCGCCGCCGAGCCGCGCGCAAGACCGCGAGCTGCGCCGCGGTGACGTGGACGGGTGGGGCCGCAGCGAGCGGATGCGTGCGCTCGCGCGCCGCCTCTACGACCCCGTCTACCGGCGCTGGTTCCGTGTCGAGTGGGAGGGGCTCGAGCGCATCCCACGCGAAGGGGGCGCGCTGCTCGTCGCTAACCACGGCGGGGCGATCCCTTCCGACGCGCCAGTCATCATGCACGGGGTCGAGTCCGAGTTCGGCCGACCTGTCTACGGGCTCGCCGACAACCGCTTCCGATCGGTTCCCGTCGTCGGAACACTGTGGTCTCGCACCGGTGGTGTGCCCGCGAGCCCGGACAACGCGTATCGCCTCTTGCACGACGAGCAGCAGCTGGTGCTCGTGTTCCCCGAGGGCACGAAGGGGACCGGCAAGCATGTGCGCGACCGGTACCAGCTCCAACGCTTCGGTCGGGGCGGCTTCGTGGAGATCGCGATGCGCGCGGGCGTGCCCATCGTGCCCGTCGCGATCGTCGGCAACGAGGAGGCTATGCCGATCATCTGGAAGAGCCCGACGCTGGCGAGGCTCATCGGCGTCCCGTACTTCCCGGTGACCGCGAACCAGTTCGTGTTCGGTCCATTGCTCGGACTCGTCGTGCCCCTGCCGTCGAAGTTCCGCCTGCGCGTCCTTCCGCCGGTCACGTTCGACGTGGCCAGCAACCAGGAGCGGTACAACCGCTCGATCGTGGTCGAGCACGCCGAGGCGATCCGGGCGTCCATCCAGGAAGAAGTGCGTGACATGGTGCGGCACCGACGAAGCGTGTGGTTCGGATGA
- a CDS encoding NAD-dependent epimerase/dehydratase family protein: protein MRVLVTGLGSVWGSRVALALEQEPSVELVVGVDTDEPELALATTEFVRVDPTYSLLQRIVAAARVDTILHLHTITDSSQVGRRALHETNVIGTANLLAAAAAGEVRKLIVKSSTHVYGSTFEDPYWFREDTPRKRPPSDRLERSLVEADDMVSELVEDDRRVMVTRLRFADVLGADVESAFSRVLQLPVVPEVLGFDPRLQFLHEHDAVAAVVFATVNQVPGVFNVAGDGIMPWSEVCAVSGKRRVPLPPLLTAWAVEPLRRLRLAPIPSEMLRVLRYGRAVDTWRYQRAGFRFTHTTASAVDDFAQWLRLHLTVGDAPEYRYEREPETFLWRAPAVVRD from the coding sequence ATGAGAGTCCTCGTGACCGGGCTCGGTTCCGTGTGGGGATCGCGCGTCGCGCTTGCGCTGGAGCAGGAGCCGTCGGTCGAGCTCGTCGTGGGCGTCGACACCGACGAGCCCGAGCTCGCCCTCGCCACGACCGAGTTCGTGCGCGTCGACCCGACGTACTCGCTCCTCCAGCGCATCGTGGCGGCCGCTCGGGTCGACACGATCCTGCACCTGCACACGATCACCGACTCCAGTCAGGTTGGGCGGCGAGCACTCCACGAGACGAACGTGATCGGTACCGCGAACCTGCTCGCCGCGGCCGCGGCCGGCGAGGTCCGCAAGCTCATCGTGAAGAGCTCGACGCACGTGTACGGGTCGACCTTCGAAGATCCCTATTGGTTCCGCGAGGACACCCCCCGGAAGCGACCACCGAGCGACAGACTCGAACGCTCGCTCGTCGAGGCCGACGACATGGTCAGCGAGCTCGTCGAAGACGACCGGCGGGTGATGGTCACCCGGCTGCGCTTCGCCGATGTCCTCGGCGCCGACGTGGAATCAGCGTTCTCCCGCGTGCTCCAGCTGCCCGTCGTCCCGGAGGTCCTCGGGTTCGACCCGCGACTCCAGTTCCTGCACGAGCACGACGCGGTGGCGGCGGTTGTGTTCGCGACCGTCAACCAGGTGCCGGGCGTGTTCAACGTGGCCGGTGACGGCATCATGCCGTGGAGCGAGGTGTGCGCGGTGTCAGGGAAGCGCCGTGTGCCGTTACCGCCGCTGCTGACCGCGTGGGCGGTCGAGCCGCTGCGTCGCCTCCGCCTCGCGCCCATCCCGAGCGAGATGCTGCGCGTGCTTCGCTACGGACGCGCGGTCGACACTTGGCGCTACCAGCGCGCTGGGTTCCGATTCACGCACACAACCGCATCCGCAGTCGATGACTTCGCGCAGTGGCTCCGGCTGCACTTGACGGTGGGTGACGCGCCCGAGTACCGCTACGAGCGCGAACCCGAGACGTTCCTCTGGCGCGCACCCGCGGTCGTGCGAGACTGA
- a CDS encoding enoyl-CoA hydratase-related protein, translating into MPLVVEHRDRVAVLMLDDPPKRNALGFDMVEQIVEAVSAAEADENVGALVVTGAPPAFCSGADRSNLAQLRVDRGADPSEVRNIYEGFLSVRDCPLPTVAAVNGFAVGAGFNLAMCCDLILAAESARFEPGFTKIGIHPGGGHTWMLERAIGPHAAAAIALFGEGVDGRRAAEIGLAWRCVADDALLDDAVAMATRVSELPRDLAIAIKASLREMPWQPDFASAVTTELDRQKRSFE; encoded by the coding sequence GTGCCTCTCGTCGTCGAACACCGCGACCGCGTTGCCGTACTGATGTTGGATGACCCGCCGAAGCGCAATGCGCTCGGCTTCGACATGGTCGAGCAGATCGTCGAGGCGGTCTCCGCCGCGGAAGCCGATGAGAACGTCGGCGCGCTCGTGGTCACGGGCGCGCCGCCGGCGTTCTGCTCTGGTGCTGACCGCTCGAACCTCGCGCAGCTGCGTGTGGACCGCGGTGCTGATCCGAGCGAGGTTCGCAACATCTACGAGGGCTTCCTCTCCGTGCGCGACTGCCCGTTGCCGACGGTGGCCGCGGTGAACGGGTTCGCGGTCGGGGCCGGGTTCAACCTCGCGATGTGCTGCGACCTGATCCTCGCCGCGGAGTCGGCTCGGTTTGAGCCCGGCTTCACCAAGATCGGAATCCACCCCGGCGGCGGGCACACCTGGATGCTCGAGCGGGCCATCGGCCCGCACGCCGCGGCGGCGATCGCCCTCTTCGGCGAGGGTGTCGACGGCCGTCGCGCCGCGGAGATCGGCCTCGCTTGGCGTTGCGTTGCCGACGACGCGTTGCTCGATGACGCAGTGGCCATGGCGACGCGGGTCAGCGAGCTCCCCCGCGATCTCGCGATCGCGATCAAAGCAAGCCTGCGCGAGATGCCCTGGCAGCCCGACTTCGCGTCCGCCGTCACCACCGAGCTCGACCGCCAGAAGCGCTCCTTCGAGTAG
- a CDS encoding SDR family oxidoreductase, which translates to MPDASNVFDLSGQVAVITGGGTGIGRATALVFTDFGARAVVLASRKTENLETVAADVRERGGTPLVVQTDVRKPEDCQALIDATIDEFGQIDILVNNAGGSHSYPLESWTLDGWANMLDLNLRSVFLLSQAAAKHMLERGRGNIVNISSGASQLGLPYVAPYGAAKAGVNNLTATFAGALGPHGIRVNCVAVGAVASEGFVKEMQRIGRDPDDVGGRSNAVGRAGRPEEIAYPILFLVSEGASFLSGETIYVGGGPHVPKML; encoded by the coding sequence GTGCCGGACGCGAGCAACGTCTTCGATCTGAGCGGGCAGGTTGCGGTCATCACGGGCGGGGGGACCGGGATCGGGCGGGCCACGGCGCTGGTCTTCACCGACTTCGGTGCTCGGGCCGTCGTGCTTGCGAGCCGCAAGACCGAGAACCTCGAGACCGTCGCGGCCGACGTCCGCGAGCGCGGAGGCACGCCCCTCGTGGTGCAGACCGACGTGCGCAAGCCCGAGGACTGCCAGGCGCTCATCGACGCGACGATCGACGAGTTCGGCCAGATCGACATCCTCGTGAACAACGCGGGCGGCAGTCACTCGTACCCGCTCGAGAGCTGGACCCTCGACGGGTGGGCGAACATGCTCGACCTGAACCTGCGCAGCGTGTTCCTGCTCAGTCAAGCCGCGGCCAAGCACATGCTCGAGCGTGGTCGGGGGAACATCGTGAACATCTCATCCGGCGCGAGCCAGCTCGGCCTGCCTTACGTCGCGCCATATGGCGCAGCCAAGGCCGGCGTGAACAACCTCACCGCGACGTTTGCGGGCGCGCTGGGTCCGCACGGCATCCGCGTGAATTGCGTTGCGGTGGGTGCAGTGGCGTCCGAGGGCTTCGTGAAGGAGATGCAGCGCATCGGGCGCGACCCCGACGACGTCGGTGGACGCTCGAACGCCGTGGGCCGGGCCGGACGCCCAGAGGAGATCGCATATCCGATCCTGTTCCTCGTGTCGGAAGGCGCATCGTTCCTCTCGGGAGAGACGATCTATGTGGGTGGCGGCCCGCACGTCCCCAAGATGCTGTGA